The region GTTGGCTACTTCCAAATACCATTGGATATTATCTTCATTAGTTGCTTTTTCATTGTAGTAAAGCATAAGTTCGGTTAAAGAGCTTTTAGCCATTCTTTCATTATTGTCTTTCTGGAACCTTTCTGTTGATTCCGTATTTTTTTTCATTAAATCCTTCTGATTTGCTTTTTCCATTGACATCATTAAACTGTCATAAGGAAAACGAGTACGATAATCAATTCCATACATTTTTTTATGATTCAGTTTTTTAGCAGTACGTAACGCTAACTGAGTAATTTCATTTGTACTATTTTTAAGCAAACTGTCGGTATTTTTATTGTAAAACTGATCTAACTCGGCTTGTTTGCTAAATTTCCATTCTACAAAAATTTTATTCGGACCAAATTTTTTGATTTTGTCACTCATTATTTCGAGTTCCTTTTGGCTTTTCTCAGACATTACATTAAAAGTATTTATCTTGGCAACATCATGACCTGGATTTGAATAATGGAACGTTCCAATTAATAAAATTTGCTTTTTCCTGGTTTGAGCTGAAGCTAAGTTTAATGTAATAATTGTGAGTAATAAGATGATTTTGTGCATGACGTTTTGTTTTTAAATTCATGACAAATGTATTTCGTCTTTTGATCTCTGTTTTTTGTTTTTGATGAACATAGGATTTCATTTTATAAACAGATCAAATTTGCACTGTAATAATTTCATGTAAAGTTTTTGATCGTTCATCCCTAAAAAAGCATGTTTTAAATAAATGTCGTTTTCGATTAAAGGCTTAGTTGTATTTTTGAATTAATTATCAGAAACTATGAAATCAAGAATACCTTTTTACTACCACGTTGTCTTTTTCGTATTGTTATTTCTAACATACATTTTCTGGGATATTGGACTTAATGATCAAAAAATAGAAATTGTGATCAAAGCAATATGTTATGGAATTACGCCAACTCATTTGTTAGCAATATTTTGTATTTACATTCTCAACTTTTATTATTTCTGTGAATGGTTTTTAAACAGGAAGAAATTATTTTTTTATATTTTGACAATTCCAGTTTCGCTATTGCTTTTTGCGGCTGTTCGTTATTTTTTGCAAGAAGTTGTTATGTTTAATATTACCGGAATGCACAACTACTATGAAGAAGCCAGAGAGATAAGTTATTACATAAAAGACAACTTTTTCTTCGGATTACCAGCTGTACTTTTAAGTGCATTGACTTTTTTGTTTTGGCAGTTTCATACTACGCAACATCAAAATCAGGAATTGCTTTTGGAAAACAAAAAAGCCGAATTCCAAATGTTGAAAGCACAAGTTAGTCCGCATTTTTTGTTTAATACACTGAATTCTTTTTATAGTCAGTTGGTTTTAAAAGAAGATGAAATGGCTGATGATATATTAGTGCTTTCCGATTTGCTTCGATATGTGATTACCGAAACGGATAAAGATGAAGTAGTTCTTTCCAAAGAAATTCAGTTTATTCAAAACTATATTCATTTACAGAAAAAAAGGTTTGAAGATCAGTTGTATTTGGATTTTTCTGTTGAAGGCGAATATTCAAATGAAAGGATACTTTCTTCAGCTTTAATTCATTTTGTGGAGAATGTTTTTAAGCATGGAAAATTGAATGATAAAGAAGAGAAAGCTCTTATTTCGATCCAAATAAAAGACGGATTTTTAGAAATTTCAACATTTAATTATAATGTTGAAGGCGAAAATTATTCTTCTACCGGAATCGGCTTTGAGAACCTGACGAAGAGACTAGAATACATGTACAAGGATCAATTTATTCTTGAAAAAACAGAAGAAAATAATACCTTTAAAACCTACTTAAAAATACCACTAAAAAACTAATCTATGGCTTTGAAATGCATTATTGTAGATGATGAACCGCCTGCAACCAGGATATTGGAAAATTATATCGGAAAAGTAAATTTTCTTGAAAAATCCGGAGTTTTTAATGATTCCTTAAAGGCATTAGAATTTCTGAATACCAAAACAGTCGATGTTATTTTTTTGGATATTCAGATGCCTCAATTGACGGGTTTACAACTTTCAAAAATCATTTCGAAAAATATAAAAGTCATTTTTACAACTGCTTATCCGGACTTTGCTTTAGAAGGTTTTGAACTGAATGCAGTCGATTATTTATTGAAACCCATTTCGTTTGAACGTTTTTATCAGGCCGTTTCAAAACTGAATTCTGAACCAAAGACAATCGTTTCAAACCAAACTAATCAACCTGATTTTCTGTTCGTTAAAACGGATGGAAAAAACAAATTCCAGAAAATCTTTTTAAGTGATATTTTGTATGTAGAAAGCCTGCAGAATTATGTTTGTATTCATACCGAAAAACAGCAGATTATTACACATTCTTCATTGAAAAATGTAATCGAATCGCTTCCAGAAAATGATTTTATACAAATTCATAAATCGTATGTTGTTTCTTTGAAACATATTGAATCAACGGATAATTTTTCTGTTTTTGTAAATGGAAAAGAACTGCCGATAGGAGCAACGTTTAAAGATGCCTTTTTTGATAAAATAGAGGAGAATAAGATATAGATTTTAACCGCAAAGTGCGCAAGGATTTTTGGCCAAATATTGTGAATACAAACGCAAAGTTCGCAAAGCTAAACCAATAAGATTTTACGAGTTTTATTTCAGCATAGCCCGTGGTTTCAACCAAGGGTACAAAACGGATATCACGAAATGTATTTCTGGACGTCCCTGCGGTTGAAACCGCGAGCTATATCTGAGAATCAGACCGTAATTAGAACCTTTTTTAAAACACAAAGTTCGCAAAGCTCCATATAGCTTTGCGAACTTTGCGTTTATATTTAGTCTTTTAAGTAAAAAACCTTGCGTTCTTTGCGGTTAAATCCCCAGTTACGATTTTTTCTTATTACCGTTTTTAAAAACCACTTTTTCCACCACAACCGGTTTTCCATTTCCTTTTGGGAATGATTTCTTTTTAGGTTTTCCAGCAGCTGAACCAGATTTTGACGGACTTTTATCACCTCTGTATTTTTCAGAATCTTTAGGGCTCGCTTTAAATTCTGGTCTTTCCTTAGAAGTTTCTCTTTTTGGAATCTCAGCTTTATGTTTTGCTAAAACATCTGTTGGGTTTTTTGGGTTTTCTTTAGTTCCTCTTAAATGAATTACTAATCCGTTTAAGAAGTTTCTTAAAACCTGATCTCCACATTCCATATAATTTGGATGATCTTCGGCTCTGAAAAAAGCACCCAATTCTGATTTTGAAATTCTAAAATCTACTAATTCTAAAATTTCAACTATTTGATCGTCACGGAGCATCAAAGCCACGCGAAGTTTTTTAAGTATATCGTTATTTGTCATTGTTTATTTTTTACAAAGGTACGGTTTAAAAGCAAAAATTTGGAGTATTTTTTTTTGCCACGAATTGCACGAATTTTCACGAATTAAAATTTTAAAATGAATTAATGGAAATTTGTGCAATTGCTTAGCCTGTTTGCTATCGCTCGGGTCGTGGCTATTTTTTATTTAAAACGCCAACCAATTTGTCTAAATCTTCTTTTAAATGGTTGGCTGTAATTACAATTCGATTTAAAGGATCAGCTTCTTTTTTGTATCTGAAGCTGGCGATAATAATGTTTTCCTGTTGTAGTTTTTCTACTAATTCATTGGATAACAAATAAATCAGCGGATAAGTTTTGTCAAATTTCACATTGTTATTTTTATCTAAAATCGAATCAATGTAATTTAAATTATCCAACAGTTTCTGATGCTGTACTTGATAAATTTCTTTAGCCTCAGAAAGTGTCTGTACAAAAGCAGGATTCATTCCTGCGGCGCTGGTAAAAGTTTCCTGTTCTTTTATCTGATTTATGAATTCTGAATCGCCAGCAATAACACCGCCTGTTAATCCAAAAGCTTTTCCTAAAGAAGAAACCATGATTTTTCTTTTAACTGGAAATTGAATTAAAGAATAAATTCCAGATCCATTTTTACCTGTAATTCCTAAAGAATGAGATTCATCAATAATTAAAGTGATTTCTTTGTTTTTTGAAATCTTTTCTAAAAAAGATAAGTCAACAGGTTTTGTTTCAAAAGACGGAACTCCATCGGTTAAAATCGTTACTTTTTCAGGTTTTGAATCTAACAGCCGATCGTTTAATTTTCCGTTTAAGAATACAGGAAAACTATTTTCGGTTTGGATTGCGTTATGAGTATCATTCAAATGGAAAAAACAATCGGTTTGTCTTTTCATTAAATCGATAACCAATTTGCCGGCCAGCATTCCTGAAGAAACGGTTACAGCCTTTTCTGAGCCAATATGAGAAGCCAAAAAGTTTTCACCTTCATCATAAGCTTTTAATTGAATGTTAGCCGTTCTAGAGCTCCCGTAAGTCGTTCCCCAATTCAAAATATTCTGAACTACTAATTCTTGAAATGCTGTATTTGTTGGAAGTCCCAAATAAGCAGTTCCGCCAAAATACAAATATTGTTTTTGGTCAATTTCAATAATGCGATCGGGAAATTTATCGACTATCATTTTTATAAAAGTGTAACTCCAGTTCCGTTTAAATCTGAATAACTTACAACACCGTCTTTTATAGTTACTCCCGTTGCAATATCTTCTGCTAAAAGAAGCGCACCATCCATATCAACATAATCCAATTTGGGAAGTAAATGAGCGATTGCAGAAATTCCAACCGTAGATTCGGTCATACAACCTACCATCGTTTTTAATCCTAATTTTTTAGCTTCTTCAATCATGCGTTTTCCAGGAGTTAAACCACCGCATTTTACCAGTTTCACATTCACACCATGAAAATGATTATGGCATTTGGCAACGTCTTCTTCAATAATACAGCTTTCGTCTGCAATTACAGGAAGAACAGAATGCTTGAAAACCTCTTTATGACCTTCCCAGTTATCCGCTTTCATTGGTTGTTCTAAGAATTCAACACCGAGTTTTTTTAATTCTACAGCATTGTTTATCGTTTCTTCAACACCCCAGCCACAGTTGGCATCAATTCTAAAAATGGCATCAGTGTGTTTGCGAAGTTCTTTTACAATTTCAATATCTTCTTTAGTTCCCAATTTAATTTTATAAATTGGCCATGGAAGTTCCTGCATTTTAGAAACCATTTTATCGATAGAAGCAATTCCGATTGTATAATCCGTCATCGGATTTCTTTCGGTAGTGTAATTCCATAATTCATATAATTTCTTGCCTTTTTTGCGGGCATACAAATCATTGTAAGCCAGATCCAAAGCACATAAAGCAAACATATCGTCTTTTAAATACGGATGAATTTTAGCCCAAAATACTTCTGGAGTTTCGTCTTCGGTATTTTCAATAATGCTTCTTATTTTTTCCAAATCCTGCATCATCATTGGCACCGTTGTATTGTAATACGGATTTGAAGTGGCTTCTCCAAAACCTGAAAAACCATCACTTTGTAATTCAACAATTAAAGAAGGCTGAAAATCAATCGATTCTCTTGAAATCGTAAAAGTGTGCTTTAGTTTGAGATTGTATTCTCTTAAAATTAGTTTCATTTATAGGGATGTTTTTTTTATTTCTAATTAATAACCTAACCAAATTAAAGCTTCAGCAAAATGATCGCGCCAAAGTTTTTCGTTATGTTCTCCGCCTTTTACAATTTTGGTTTTGTCTAAATGAAGGCAATAACAACGTTTTGTATCAAGTAAACGTTTCATTTTGGTTAAATCGTTTACCATGTCGTCACTTTCTTTATCACCACACAAAAAATAGATTTTAGTTTTGATTTTGGATTGCTTTTCGGTGAAAGTATAAATGTCTGGAGAAAACCAAAAAGAAGGTGAAAAAACGCCTGCTTTTCCAAAAACTTCAGGATATTTTAATGCTCCATAATAAGAAACCAAACCACCAAGAGAGCTTCCAAAAAGAATAGTATTTTTTGCTTTTGTTTTGGTTCTGTAATTTTTATCAATATGTGGCTTTAATGTTTTTACAATGAATTCTAAATAATTAACGGCATTTCCTCCTCCATATTTTTCGTTTTTAAAAGGAGTCAGTTCGTCAATTCGTTTTTCATTTCCATGTTCGATTCCAACAACAATTACGGGAGCTTTCAAGCTGTCTAATTTTTCGTCAACATTCCATTCGCCGGAATAAGAAGTTTTAGCATCAAAAAGGTTTTGAGCGTCATGCATGTAAATAACGCTGTATTTCTTTCGAATGTCTTTAGAATAATTTTCCGGAAGATAAATCCAGATTTTTTTTGAAGTATTCAGTTGAGGCGCCTCAATTGTAAAGGTTGATACATTTTTTGAAGCAGTGCTTTGCGCTTTGCCAATAAGAGTAAATAGAAGTAAAACCGCCATGAAAATCCTCTTCATTATCCGTGTTTTGTATTTTTATTTAAAAGCAATATTTTAGCTAAAAATAAGAAATTGATGAATACAGAAGCAGAAAAAAGAAGTTTACTTTTGGAAATGATTACCCTCGCCACTGTAGACGGACATTTGCACAAACGCGAACTAGAATTTTTAAGACTTGTCGCTTTTGAATTGAATATAAGTGACGAAGAGTTTCAGGATTTATTTCATCAAGAAACAAAACCGCTTCCAATATCTTCTGAAATGCAAAGAATTAATCAGTTTTATAGACTGGCTTTATTGATGCATTGTGATGGTGTTTTGCATGAAAGAGAATTCCAGGCCATTCAGCAAATTGCTTTACAGATGGGGTTGAATCTTTCTGCGGTAAAGCGTGTTTTAGAAATGATGAAAAAAGCACCGAATACAGTAATCAACCCAATAGTTTTACTAGAAATTTTTCAGGAACAGCACAATTAAGCCAGCTGTTCCTGTAGTTTTTTAATTTCGTCACGAAGTTTAGCTGCTTGTAAGAAATCTAATTCTTTAGCTGCTTTCTCCATTGTTTTACGCTTTTCGCGAATCATTTTTTCTAGCTCAGCTTTAGATAAATATGCTGTTTCCGGTTCGGCCGCAACAGGAATCGGATGTCCTAATTCGTATTCTACCAATGGATTTTTGGTAAAAGCACTTTCGATTTTTTTGTTTAAAGCTTGCGGAATGATATTATTTTGAACGTTGAAATTAATCTGTTTGGTTCTTCTGTATTCAGTCTCGTCAATCGTTCGTTGCATGCTTGCCGTAATTTTATCAGCATACATAATGGCTTTACCATTTAAATTTCTCGCTGCACGACCAATTGTTTGCGTTAGAGATCTGTGGTTTCTTAAGAACCCTTCTTTATCAGCATCCAAAATAGCAACAAGAGAAACTTCCGGTAAATCCAGACCTTCACGAAGCAAGTTTACTCCAATTAAAACATCAAAAAGACCTTTTCGTAAATCCTGCATGATTTCGATACGCTCTAAAGTATCAACTTCTGAGTGAATATAACGGCATCGAATGCTTACTTTAGTCAAATATTTGGCTAATTCTTCGGCCATTCTTTTGGTCAATGTGGTTACCAAAACTCTTTCGTCCAATTCACATCGAACCTGAATTTCTTCAATCAAATCATCAATCTGATTCAAACTTGGACGAACCTCAATAATTGGATCTAATAAACCGGTTGGACGAATAATCTGTTCCACATAAACACCATCTGTTTTTTGCAATTCATAATCGGCAGGAGTTGCAGAAACATAAATAACCTGATTCTGCAAAGCTTCAAACTCTTCAAATTTTAAAGGTCGGTTGTCCATTGCGGCAGGTAATCTAAATCCGTATTCCACTAAGTTTTCTTTACGGCTTCGGTCACCTCCGTACATGGCATGAACCTGTGAAACGGTTACGTGACTTTCGTCAATAACCATTAAATAATCACTTGGGAAATAATCCAAAAGACAGAAAGGTCTCGTTCCGGCTTCACGTCCATCAAGGTAACGGGAGTAATTTTCAATTCCGGAGCAATAACCCAATTCACGAATCATTTCTAAGTCAAAATTGGTTCTTTCTTCCAGACGTTTCGCTTCGAGATGTTTTCCTATTTCTTTAAAATAATCTACCTGTTTCACCAAATCCTGCTGAATCTGCCAAATAGCGCCTTGTAAAACTTCCGGAGAAGTCACAAACATATTGGCCGGATAAATGGTCAGTCTTTGAAATTTTTCTATTACCTGAGATGTCTTAACATCAAACGATTCTATTTCTTCAATTTCATCGCCAAAAAAGTGTATTCTATAAGCGTCGTCAGCATAACTTGGATAAACTTCAACAGTATCGCCTTTTATTCTAAAAGTTCCAGGATTAAAATCGGCTTCTGTTCTGGCATATAAACTTTGTACCAGACTATGTAGTAATTTAGTTCTCGAAATAACCTGGTCTCGTTTAATTTCGATTACGTTTTTCTGAAATTCAACAGGATTTCCAATACCATACAAACAAGAAACAGAAGCAACAACCAAAACATCACGACGTCCCGAAAGTAGGGAAGAGGTGGTGCTTAAACGCATTTTTTCCAATTCTTCATTGATAGATAAATCTTTTTCAATGAAAACTCCTGTAACCGGCATAAAAGCTTCCGGCTGATAGTAATCGTAGTAAGAAACGAAATACTCCACCGCATTATTGGGGAAAAATTGTTTGAATTCAGAGTACAATTGCGCTGCTAAAGTTTTATTATGAGCCAAAACCAAAGTTGGTCTCTGTACTTCCTGTATCACATTGGCTACGGTAAATGTTTTTCCGGAACCCGTAACTCCTAATAGAGTTTGATATTTTTCTCCGTCGACTACGCCTTGCGCCAATTTCTGTATGGCTTGTGGCTGATCTCCTTTTGGACTGTATTCTGAAGCTACGTGGAAATTCATTTGTTGCTGATGAAAATTAGGTTTGTAAAGATACGAAGTTTAAAAACTGTTTTAAAAATGGTTCGCCACGAATTGCACGAATTAACACTAATTTTTATTTTCTGAAAGAATTATAAAAGTAAATTCGTGTAAATTGGTGCAATTCGTGGCAAAAAAACTCTTATTCTAGAAAATCAATAACCGCATCATTTACCATTTTTGGCTGATCGATAGTTAAAAAATGACCTGCGTCTTTTACGGTTTTTGTTTTACAATTGGATAAATATTTATTGGCTCTTTCTAAACTTTCTTCAGAATTAATGACGTCTTTATCACCAATTAAAACCAAAACGGGATTTGTAATGGATTCTAATTCTTTTTGAGAAAAAGGCATCATTTTAAGCATGCTGGAATTCGATTTTGAATATTTATTGGCCAAATAAAACTGTCTTTTATAAATGACACTGATATTTTCCGGATGAGTAGAAAAAGTCTTTAATGTTTTTCCGAATTTCTTTTCGCTTGGGAAAAGTTTCAACATTAAAGCAGAAGATGTTTTTCCGACTTTATCAATAAATTTAAAAGTCTGCGCGGGACTTAGTAAAACTATTTTGTCTATCGAATTAGGTTTTTCTGTAGCTAATAAAGTAGCAATCCAGCCGCCTCTTGAAGCGCCAATTAGATCAAATTTCTTTAATTTATAATGATCAAAAACTTCATTATAAAAAGCAAGAATATCTTTTGATGAAAGCGATTTTACCGTTAAATTGGATTTATTGGGTTCCATTATAAAATCGATGGCATAAACGCGATGTTTTTTGGTGAAAGCTTTAATATTTGGATACCACATCGTAGAGCTGGCATCCATTCCGTGGAGTAATACCAAATCTTTTCCGTTTTTTGGGCCGGCAATAACTACGTGAGCTGTTCCAAAACTGGTTTTTACATCTTCTTCCGTGTATGGAATGTTCCAAAGTTTTAAAGCCTTATCGTAGGAAGCTTGATATTTTTGTTCTTCGCTTTTGGTTTTAAAGACATAATCTTCAAATTTTACTTTTTTAGAAGCACAACTTGTGATTAAAAATAGCACAATTGCTAAACGAGAATATTGTTTTAACATGGTAATAAAATTCAATTTTAAACTTAAAGTTACGATTATCGTAAGCGGAAAGCGTATCAGAATTTTATTTTAAAGTATCATAATTTTAAGATTGTTCCTTTTTGGAAGTCAGATAATAAATCTGAACAAAAGCTAAAATGGCATTCGGAATAATTACAGGCCAAAGCCACTGATTGAAATCCCGATAATCATTTAAAAATATGCCGTAAATTACAAAACAGATACAGCCAAACATATTAATAAATCGGATTGTTCTAAGATTTTTCAATAAAAAACCTCCAACAATAAAAACAGATGCGAGATAACCAATGTATTCTGCCATGATCTTGATTTTAAATAGTTTACAATAAATGTAGCAAATGCTAATTATAAAATCAAGTTTTGGTTTTGGAAATCAGTAGAATAGAATTTTTTAGAGTGGTGAATGGGAATAGAATTTTTAGTAATGTCTACCAAATTATTTCTTCTTCCATTGTTCAATTTTATCTTTGATTTCAGAATGTGAGTAAGAGTTTCCTTTTTTTATATCTTCTTCGGCAGAAACTAAATCTTTATTATATTTTTTCTAAATAATCCATATCGCGATTATTTAAGTTTTTTAAAGTCCAAGATTTCTGTTCATTTTCATTTAGAAAACTCCAAGCCACAATACGACTCGTTTTCTGTCCCTGTGACATTTCAATTGTTTTTACGGAAACAGCATTAACTTTTTTCAAGATTTTATAAATCGATGCAAGGTTTTCTTGTTTAGAAACCAAAGTTGTAAACCATAAAACCTGCGAAGTATATTTGGCGCTTTCGTAAATCATTTGAGTTATAAATCCGATTTCACCGCCATTACACCATAATTCTGCATTTTGACCGCCAAAGTTTAAAACAGGATTGCCATTTCTTTTCTCTTTCGGATTAAGATTGGAAACTTTTCTTGAAGCACTTTTGTTTGCTTCTTCAGCCGAAGCATGAAAAGGCGGATTACACATCGTGAAAGCAAAACGATCTTCCGGTGTAATAATATTTTTGAAAATAAATCGGGGTTCTGTTTGTTGCTGTAAACTAATAGAATCAATTAAATCCGGATTGGCTTCGATAATTTTACTGCAGTTTTCAATTGACTTTTGATCAATATCTGTTCCGACAAAACTCCATTTGTATATAGAATTTCCTAATATCGGATAGATTAAGTTAGAGCCTGTTCCGATGTCTAAACCTAAAACATATGAAGTTTCAGGAATTTGATTATGGTTGCTTTCCGCTAATAAATCGGCTATATAATGTATGTAATCGGCACGTCCGGGAATTGGCGGACAAAGATAATTTTTAGGAATATCCCAATTTTCCATTCCGTAATACGTTTGAAGCAAAGCTTTATTTAAAGTTTTTACCGCAAGTGGATTGTTGAAATCAACGGTTTTAATTCCGTGTTTGTTTATGGAAACAAAAGCTTTTAATTCAGGACAATTTGAAATAAGTAACTCAAAATCATAACGTGAACGATGAAGATTTCTTGGGTGTAAATTGTCTTTTTGTGAAGTGTTGTCTGCTTTCATTTTTATTGATTTCGATGCAAAGATAGGTATTCCTTTTTTGGTTTTAGAATTCCGCAGGAATGACCAATATTGTAGCAACGGATTTTAATCCGTTGAATTAAGGGTGACGGAAAGAAAAAAGTTCCTTAGGAACGGCTTGTCTTATTGTGGAATATGTATCGAGCCTACGGCTCTTTAATTCTAGGAGGCTATTGTTTAAACCGGATTAAAATCCGGCCCTACAAAATTATTAGAGCCTAATGGCTCTATCTGTTTTTAAGAAAATTCCGTAGGAATGGCAAATATTGTAGCAATGGATTTTAATCCGTTGAAATAAATTGAAGATCTTCAAAAGAGTTCCGTAGGAACGGTTCATTTCTTTAAGTATTTCTAATCAAAACACTCCATTAATAGTAAATCTCCATTTGTATGTGAAATAGTTACAATCCCATCTTTTTCGACAGAATTACTGCTTCCAGTTCTATAACCCATTGTAAGCGTATCGTCGTTTAATTCATATTTTAAATTCGTGGAATAAATTCCGTTTACCACACCAATTGGAATTAATGAAATTGGAGTTTTGGCTGTGTACCATTTCTCAAATTTTGTTGGTAAAAGGAAGATTTTCGAATGATCGTCGAGAATAACAATTTTCAATAAATTACGGTATCGAACGATATTGGTGAGATTTGTAATGGTATGATCAGCACGTTTTCCGGTTGCCCAAACTACATTTACTGCAGGAATTTTTCTTTCGATTAAATAATCAAAAGCTTTTTCTAAATCGGTTTTATCCTGATCTGGTGTATGAACGATTTCGATTGGAAATTGAGAAGTTTTATAGATTTCAGGATCAAATCCACGGTCAAAATCTCCTAACAGTACATCTACTTTTATTCCTAGTTCAATCACTCTTTCTATAGCGGAGTCTAACACAACTACTAAAGGAGACCATTCCAGTAATTGTCCTAATAATTCGGGGTCACAGGCAGCTCCGTTGGCAATTATTAAAGCAGGTTCCTGATCGTCGCGTACAATATGGTGTGAAGACATTTAGAGTTGATTTTAAATATGCCGCAAATGTACGAAAGTTATAGACTTTGACCGGAGATTGGTTTGTTTAATTGATTTTAAAAGCAACCGCATCCACTTCTATCTGCATTTTGTCGAGTGCTAATCTTGGAACCGGGATTAAAGTGCTGGCAGGAAAAGGTTTGTTTTTCCATGTTTTGCTAATTTCCTCTTCCCATATTTTGAGTTTTTCTGCAGAATGGTCAACTATTAAAACAGTAATTTTCATAACATTTTCCGGTTTTAGTTGATAACTATCCAAAACCGTTGTCAGGTTTTTTAAAGCAGTCTGAACTTGTTCTCTAAAGTCTGAACTTAAAATATGGTCTTTTCCCAAGCCGCCGCTCTGACCCGAAATATAAACTAATTCTCCAGGTGTTTTTACAGAAGAAGCATGACTAAAACCATAAGGACTGGGATTAAATAAAGAATCAGGATTTTTGAACGTTTGTCCTTTTGTTTGAAATGTGCAAAAACATAATGCACATATAATTAAATGTTTCATGTTTTAAAAATTAAAATTAAAAAGACAAAGGTTTCGTAATTCTAATTTTTAAAACATTTACATATGTTGAGGTTTTACAATTTTACTGTTTTTGTTTCTATGATTAATCCAGTAGCCTTCTGTGGTAATTAATCTGCCCTAAATGATAAGCTAAATGTGTAGAAAGATGAACGAGAAAAAATCCGGTTGTCATTTCTTTTTCAAAAACAATCTGCGGATAAATAGCTTCTAAATCGGCTTCGTTTAAAGAATCAAGCGAATTGTTTATCACTAAAATTATATCTTCGATTTTTTGGAGTAATTCAGATCTCGGAATATCTTTTAAAGAAAATTCTAAAGGGCGATTTCTTACATATCCCGTTTTTCCGATTTCTGCTCCAATATAGGTATTTAGATTTCCCATCAAATGCAAACAGAGATTTCCTGCCGAATTGGATATGTTTTTATCAATAATCCAAATAGCACTTTCATTTTTGTATGATTCAATCTCAAGTTTTAA is a window of Flavobacterium crocinum DNA encoding:
- a CDS encoding DUF5694 domain-containing protein: MHKIILLLTIITLNLASAQTRKKQILLIGTFHYSNPGHDVAKINTFNVMSEKSQKELEIMSDKIKKFGPNKIFVEWKFSKQAELDQFYNKNTDSLLKNSTNEITQLALRTAKKLNHKKMYGIDYRTRFPYDSLMMSMEKANQKDLMKKNTESTERFQKDNNERMAKSSLTELMLYYNEKATNEDNIQWYLEVANRTGNPDDFTGASLVSNWYKRNLYMYSLVQKLTESTDTKIMVLLGAGHAAMLREFLAHDPEFEIVELATVLK
- a CDS encoding sensor histidine kinase; amino-acid sequence: MKSRIPFYYHVVFFVLLFLTYIFWDIGLNDQKIEIVIKAICYGITPTHLLAIFCIYILNFYYFCEWFLNRKKLFFYILTIPVSLLLFAAVRYFLQEVVMFNITGMHNYYEEAREISYYIKDNFFFGLPAVLLSALTFLFWQFHTTQHQNQELLLENKKAEFQMLKAQVSPHFLFNTLNSFYSQLVLKEDEMADDILVLSDLLRYVITETDKDEVVLSKEIQFIQNYIHLQKKRFEDQLYLDFSVEGEYSNERILSSALIHFVENVFKHGKLNDKEEKALISIQIKDGFLEISTFNYNVEGENYSSTGIGFENLTKRLEYMYKDQFILEKTEENNTFKTYLKIPLKN
- a CDS encoding LytR/AlgR family response regulator transcription factor — its product is MALKCIIVDDEPPATRILENYIGKVNFLEKSGVFNDSLKALEFLNTKTVDVIFLDIQMPQLTGLQLSKIISKNIKVIFTTAYPDFALEGFELNAVDYLLKPISFERFYQAVSKLNSEPKTIVSNQTNQPDFLFVKTDGKNKFQKIFLSDILYVESLQNYVCIHTEKQQIITHSSLKNVIESLPENDFIQIHKSYVVSLKHIESTDNFSVFVNGKELPIGATFKDAFFDKIEENKI
- a CDS encoding DUF1456 family protein translates to MTNNDILKKLRVALMLRDDQIVEILELVDFRISKSELGAFFRAEDHPNYMECGDQVLRNFLNGLVIHLRGTKENPKNPTDVLAKHKAEIPKRETSKERPEFKASPKDSEKYRGDKSPSKSGSAAGKPKKKSFPKGNGKPVVVEKVVFKNGNKKKS
- a CDS encoding aminotransferase class I/II-fold pyridoxal phosphate-dependent enzyme: MIVDKFPDRIIEIDQKQYLYFGGTAYLGLPTNTAFQELVVQNILNWGTTYGSSRTANIQLKAYDEGENFLASHIGSEKAVTVSSGMLAGKLVIDLMKRQTDCFFHLNDTHNAIQTENSFPVFLNGKLNDRLLDSKPEKVTILTDGVPSFETKPVDLSFLEKISKNKEITLIIDESHSLGITGKNGSGIYSLIQFPVKRKIMVSSLGKAFGLTGGVIAGDSEFINQIKEQETFTSAAGMNPAFVQTLSEAKEIYQVQHQKLLDNLNYIDSILDKNNNVKFDKTYPLIYLLSNELVEKLQQENIIIASFRYKKEADPLNRIVITANHLKEDLDKLVGVLNKK
- a CDS encoding dipeptide epimerase, producing the protein MKLILREYNLKLKHTFTISRESIDFQPSLIVELQSDGFSGFGEATSNPYYNTTVPMMMQDLEKIRSIIENTEDETPEVFWAKIHPYLKDDMFALCALDLAYNDLYARKKGKKLYELWNYTTERNPMTDYTIGIASIDKMVSKMQELPWPIYKIKLGTKEDIEIVKELRKHTDAIFRIDANCGWGVEETINNAVELKKLGVEFLEQPMKADNWEGHKEVFKHSVLPVIADESCIIEEDVAKCHNHFHGVNVKLVKCGGLTPGKRMIEEAKKLGLKTMVGCMTESTVGISAIAHLLPKLDYVDMDGALLLAEDIATGVTIKDGVVSYSDLNGTGVTLL
- a CDS encoding alpha/beta hydrolase, which encodes MKRIFMAVLLLFTLIGKAQSTASKNVSTFTIEAPQLNTSKKIWIYLPENYSKDIRKKYSVIYMHDAQNLFDAKTSYSGEWNVDEKLDSLKAPVIVVGIEHGNEKRIDELTPFKNEKYGGGNAVNYLEFIVKTLKPHIDKNYRTKTKAKNTILFGSSLGGLVSYYGALKYPEVFGKAGVFSPSFWFSPDIYTFTEKQSKIKTKIYFLCGDKESDDMVNDLTKMKRLLDTKRCYCLHLDKTKIVKGGEHNEKLWRDHFAEALIWLGY
- a CDS encoding TerB family tellurite resistance protein; amino-acid sequence: MNTEAEKRSLLLEMITLATVDGHLHKRELEFLRLVAFELNISDEEFQDLFHQETKPLPISSEMQRINQFYRLALLMHCDGVLHEREFQAIQQIALQMGLNLSAVKRVLEMMKKAPNTVINPIVLLEIFQEQHN